In Streptomyces sp. Li-HN-5-11, the sequence CCCCTCCTCCCCGCGCATTCGAACGCAATTCCCGGGCGCCCGGGCCACGCTCGAAAAGCCCCGCGGAAAGCACCGGGAGAGCCGGCTCCGGACCGGTCCGGAGAGCGGTCGGAGAGCGGTCGGAACCGGAACGGACGCTCCATTGCATTGCGAATCCGCGAGCGATGACGGCCGCCGGACCGACACAGGGATTTCACCGAAACGGCACAGAACCCCGACACGGCGGCGACCGGCACGACAGGGCCCCGCCCGGTCGGCGGACCGGGCGGGGCCTGTGTGCCCTCGGACGGGGAGCGGATCAGAGCGCGAGGCGCTGCCCGGGCACGATCAGGTTCGGGTCACCGCCGATCACGGACCTGTTCAGGTCGTAGAGCCGCTGCCAGCCGGTGCCGTGCCGGGCGGCGATGCCGCTCAGCGTGTCGCCCTCCCGGACGGTGTAGCCGCCACGGGACGCGTCGCGGTTCGTGTGGCCCGTCCCGCGGGCGGGCGCCTTCGACGGCCGCTGCGCCGGGGCCGCCTTCCGGGTGTGCTGCCGGGCCGGCTTGTACGCCGAGTCGTGCGCCGTCTTGTACGTGGATGCGGTCCCGGGCGCGCCGCCCGCGGCCCCCGCCCGGGCCGAACAGACCGGCCACGCGCCCCAGCCCTGGGCCTGCTGGACCCTGGTGGCGACGGCGATCTGCTGGGCCCTGGAGGCCTGGTCGGCCCGGGGCGCGTAGGCGGCGCCGCCGTAGGCGCGCCAGGTGCCGCCGGTGAACTGGAGCCCGCCGTAGTAGCCGTTGCCGGTGTTGATGTGCCAGTTGCCGCCGCTCTCGCACTGGGCGATGCGGTCCCACACTCCGCCGTCCGCCGCGTGGGCGTTGCCGGTCGCGGCGAGCAGCCCGAGCGGGGCGAGCAGGGCCGCCCCGGCGAGAACCGCCGTCGTCCGCTTCCCGCGCTCGTTGCCGCGCGTGGGGTCGGCGTAATGATCGGCACATTCAGACATGTAAGTCCCTCTCGAAGAACCCGGGGTCCCCCAAGGCGGCGCACGCCTTACGCGCATCGACGCGGTCGGCGTGCCCGCCCCGTCCGCCGGTGGGGTCGTGCTCTGGAACTGCTGGCTTCGGTGCGGTCGGCGGACGTACCCGAGCGGTGCTCGTTGCACACGGCCGAGGAATGTAAGGAGCAGGGCGAGAGGAGATCAACCAACTCCCCGTCGTGCCAGGCCAGTTGGCGGTTACCGACGGTATCGGCTTTTTTCGGCCACCCACTTCATTCACTGATTTCCGGATTTGTCGACCACCGGCGCGTGCCGCCTGTGACTCACTTCACCTCGTCAAAGCCCATACGAGGGCGGGGAGTTGACGGTGAGTGCCGGATTCCGCACTGATCGTGACCCTGCGCGCAGGATGGTTCGATTCCGTTCGCCGGAGGGCGTGACTCCCGCCACAGATCGCCCGTTGTCTTCTTCATGAACCGTGGACCCTCCCGGTTCATGGGCCGGGAGCCACCCGGCACCGCCACGCACCGCATCCCGAGGGAGCCACCCGTGCCGCGCATGCTCGACGTCAGCGACGCCGTACGCGCCGAGATCGGCGACGAAGAAGCCGACCGGCTGCTCGCCGGAGAGAACGCCCCGGGCAGTTACGACTGCACGTCCTGCCGCACCCCGGGCGACTTCGAACAGGAACGCACCAGCACCGTCCTGTTCGTCGGTGACGAGACCGCCGTCCTCGCCTTCGCCCACGCCACCTGCCTGCCCTCGCAGGTCGTCCAGGTCACCGAAGAGCAGCTGCGGGGCGCGGTCCGCTCCATCAACGCGGATGCCGCCGCCTCCGCCGGGGTCCCCCCGCAGACCACGCCCGAGCAGGCGCCCGAGCAGGCCGTGCTGGGGGTGACCAGCGGACTCGTCCTGATCGCCGGGGAGTTGCACCCGGCCCTGGTCGTCGAGCCGACCGCGCCCATCGCGCGCCCCGGCGCGACCGGCACGGGCGACGAGTTCCTGCCGCTGCTCATCGAGCAGGGGTACGTGCCCGTGACCGAGATCGTCTCCGTGCCGCCGGTGCTGCACGGCTGGTCGGTCCTGCTCGCCGTGGGCCAGCTGCACGCCGTCCTGCAGCCCGGGGCGGCCGACGGCCGGCCGGTGGCCTGGTGGCAGGCGCATCAGCCGCTCCAGGTCACGGACAGCTGGCGAGCGGCCGCCAACAAGCACCAGCAGGTGCTGCTGTTCGCGGCACCGGTCGGCTCCATCGGGCGCCAGCCGCGGGAGGACCTGTTGCGGGAGGCCCTAGACAGGGCGGCGGCGGGCGGAAAGCTCGTCGCGGCCGCGCTGCCGCTGGCCGGGACCTGAGCCGCATCTCTTCCGGTTCGGGGTCGTTTGGACATACGTGCACGCATACGACGTTTCCCGCCGCCAGTCCTATCAGCCGATCCCGACCGCACGGCAGGCCGCACGGTCGGCCCAGGACCCTCACGGCGGCCCCTCGGCCACGCCGATCTACGACGCGCTCTACGCCGAGTACGTCAAGTCCTACCGGGCCCTGCCGGGTGACCGCAGCGGCGAGGAGGACCTGGGCTTCGTCGCGTTCGGCAACCTCGGGCACGGCACGGACCCGCACGCCTACGGCGGCTACGGCACGGGAACGTACGGCACCCGGCACGGCACCGGCCAGCAGCAGGCGCAGTGGCAGCGCGTCGGGACGCTCGGACGGCAGGACACCGGGATGCACCACGTCCCGGCGGCCCTGCCCCCCGCCCCGCGCCGCGGGATGTGACGCACCGACGGTGGAGGGGCGGCCCCTGCTCCAGGGGCCGCCCCTCCACCGTGTCCTGAGGCCGCTACTTCTTCTTCGCGCCGCGCTTCTCGCGCACCCGCACCGAGATATGGATCGGCGTTCCCTCGAAGCCGAACTCCTCACGCAGCCGGCGCTCGATGAAGCGCCGGTAGCCCGCCTCGATGAAGCCGGAGGCGAACAGCACGAACCGCGGCGGCTTGGTGCCGGCCTGAGTGCC encodes:
- a CDS encoding transglycosylase family protein; translated protein: MSECADHYADPTRGNERGKRTTAVLAGAALLAPLGLLAATGNAHAADGGVWDRIAQCESGGNWHINTGNGYYGGLQFTGGTWRAYGGAAYAPRADQASRAQQIAVATRVQQAQGWGAWPVCSARAGAAGGAPGTASTYKTAHDSAYKPARQHTRKAAPAQRPSKAPARGTGHTNRDASRGGYTVREGDTLSGIAARHGTGWQRLYDLNRSVIGGDPNLIVPGQRLAL